In one Brevibacillus composti genomic region, the following are encoded:
- a CDS encoding M28 family peptidase produces MKQKVLPLALIASLAFSLPAYAAPHPSDSAFDNKIVKRIKVDNIYDTIEYLSKEPRVAGTRAEHDAAKYLEKQFKSYGYDTELQSFKFMSYKEPDHISLEVSGFEDTDWEPLNFSYGVNGQATGELVYAGLGRTSDLDGVDLSGKIALISRGEIPFGEKVLNASRAGAEAVLIFNNTSGVINGTLGGPDSDYVPALALTRAQGQELLERLEAGESLTATVEVEGAETKESTSYNVIATKKPDKKKSTNQIVIVGAHHDSVEGAPGANDDASGTATTLELARVMANMPIDTELRFITFGAEENGLLGSYAYVDSLTEDEIERTVGMFQMDMVGSRDAGKLIMYTVDGEKNIVTDLGAAAGSRLSETVNYGQEGRSDHVPFAEVGIPAALFIHAPVEPWYHTPEDTIDKISKEKLQEVAEIVGAAVYQIARPDTPALENAKVAPKKVDYEFEQRELE; encoded by the coding sequence TTGAAACAAAAGGTACTTCCGCTCGCGTTAATAGCCAGCTTGGCCTTCAGTTTGCCTGCCTATGCTGCGCCACATCCTTCTGACAGTGCTTTTGACAACAAAATCGTCAAACGGATCAAGGTGGACAACATCTACGATACGATAGAATATCTGTCCAAAGAGCCGAGAGTAGCCGGGACCCGGGCAGAGCATGATGCTGCCAAATACCTTGAGAAGCAGTTCAAGTCGTACGGATACGATACCGAACTGCAGTCGTTTAAGTTTATGAGCTACAAGGAGCCGGACCACATCTCGCTTGAGGTCAGCGGCTTTGAGGACACCGACTGGGAACCTCTTAATTTCTCTTACGGCGTGAATGGACAAGCTACGGGAGAGCTGGTATACGCCGGCCTGGGCCGAACCAGCGATCTCGATGGAGTGGATCTGAGCGGCAAAATCGCGCTGATCAGCCGCGGCGAAATCCCCTTTGGCGAAAAGGTGCTGAACGCCTCCCGGGCTGGCGCCGAGGCCGTGCTCATCTTTAACAACACCTCCGGCGTGATTAACGGAACACTCGGAGGCCCCGACAGCGATTACGTGCCTGCCTTGGCTTTGACCAGAGCACAAGGCCAGGAGTTGCTGGAGAGGCTGGAGGCAGGCGAGTCGCTGACGGCAACGGTGGAGGTAGAAGGGGCGGAGACGAAAGAGAGCACCTCTTATAACGTCATCGCCACCAAGAAGCCTGACAAGAAAAAGAGCACCAACCAGATCGTCATCGTGGGAGCCCACCATGACTCAGTCGAAGGTGCGCCTGGAGCAAACGATGACGCTTCCGGTACAGCCACGACGCTGGAGTTGGCCAGGGTGATGGCCAACATGCCGATTGATACGGAGCTTCGCTTCATTACATTCGGTGCGGAAGAGAACGGCTTGCTCGGCTCCTACGCCTATGTCGACTCGCTGACGGAAGATGAAATCGAGAGAACGGTCGGGATGTTCCAGATGGATATGGTCGGCAGCCGCGACGCTGGCAAGCTGATCATGTACACGGTGGACGGGGAGAAAAACATCGTGACGGATCTGGGAGCGGCCGCCGGTTCCCGCCTGTCCGAGACCGTCAACTACGGCCAGGAAGGGCGCAGCGACCATGTTCCTTTCGCTGAGGTAGGCATCCCTGCCGCCCTGTTCATCCACGCGCCGGTCGAGCCGTGGTACCACACGCCGGAGGACACGATTGACAAGATCAGCAAGGAGAAGCTGCAGGAAGTGGCAGAGATCGTCGGTGCAGCGGTGTACCAGATCGCCCGTCCGGACACGCCTGCGCTCGAAAACGCCAAAGTCGCTCCGAAGAAAGTGGATTACGAGTTCGAACAAAGAGAACTGGAGTAG
- a CDS encoding N-acetylmuramoyl-L-alanine amidase has translation MNTRWLPLWMLMAMLLIPGWASAAGSSAEQAVQLMIGGQAVQPDVPPMIEKGRTLVPVRVIAEGLGAQVEWNQETRTAVITRGQQTLQLTVGSRDALVNGKRVQLDTAPVMRNQRMLLPLRFVGESLGVTVGWDDKTRTVIANETPEIRYNGKKPVQTLKAFQRGDELFLAADAVAKEVGKKGQVWKHPERGITIDGQLTLPLSLIEEELGGRYSWTPEQNLVEIERLARFTGVSQDDQVIRIRTDLSVTADAFVLQGPHRIVLDLPQTELDPRLLDKLERESASSEEQAGETTVEEEKQAVDADEDDREQGESDRATEREDGEAESEDESDADVRGRESVEASRDDALIADIRYSQYSASPHTVRVVIELNQKSKYNLEYTEEGIEVKLSPVPKKTGFRIVIDAGHGGADRGATGTQGNLEKDFTLAVSNKLVQLLRKYPEFQVEATRTTDEYLKLEERVAFANERDADLFLSIHANSFTKPTAQGTETFYYHANSKTFAEVVHRHLQGATQFFDRGVKSTGFYVIKHTTMPAVLTETGFLSNPGENAKLTSPAFQQKVAEALAAAVREYYESYY, from the coding sequence ATGAATACACGTTGGTTACCACTATGGATGCTGATGGCGATGCTGCTCATTCCGGGATGGGCGTCGGCTGCGGGCAGCAGCGCGGAGCAGGCCGTTCAGCTGATGATCGGAGGACAAGCCGTCCAGCCGGATGTGCCGCCGATGATCGAAAAAGGACGCACATTGGTTCCGGTGAGAGTCATTGCGGAGGGGCTGGGAGCCCAAGTGGAATGGAACCAGGAGACGCGAACCGCCGTGATCACCCGGGGTCAGCAGACGCTGCAGCTGACCGTCGGGTCGAGGGATGCGCTGGTAAACGGCAAACGCGTACAACTGGATACAGCGCCGGTCATGCGCAATCAGCGCATGCTCCTGCCGCTCCGTTTCGTCGGGGAATCGCTCGGAGTCACTGTCGGATGGGATGACAAGACGCGCACTGTCATCGCCAACGAGACGCCGGAGATTCGCTACAATGGAAAGAAGCCGGTTCAGACGCTAAAAGCCTTTCAACGGGGGGACGAGCTGTTCCTCGCAGCGGATGCCGTCGCCAAAGAGGTAGGAAAAAAAGGTCAGGTATGGAAGCACCCGGAGCGGGGCATCACCATCGATGGCCAATTGACCCTGCCGCTGTCCCTGATCGAAGAGGAATTGGGCGGCCGTTACTCCTGGACGCCGGAGCAGAATCTGGTTGAAATCGAGCGTCTCGCCCGGTTTACCGGAGTGAGCCAGGATGACCAGGTGATCCGCATCCGTACCGATCTCTCGGTCACGGCGGATGCCTTCGTCCTTCAGGGACCGCACCGGATCGTCCTCGATTTGCCGCAGACAGAGCTGGACCCGCGTCTGTTGGACAAGCTGGAAAGAGAGAGCGCATCCAGTGAAGAACAGGCTGGTGAAACGACTGTCGAAGAGGAAAAGCAGGCTGTAGATGCCGATGAAGATGACCGGGAGCAAGGCGAAAGCGACCGGGCGACCGAGAGGGAAGACGGCGAAGCAGAGTCGGAGGATGAGTCCGACGCGGACGTCCGCGGCCGGGAATCGGTCGAGGCATCCCGCGATGACGCGCTTATCGCCGATATTCGCTACAGTCAGTACAGCGCATCGCCGCATACGGTGCGCGTGGTGATTGAGCTCAATCAAAAGAGCAAGTATAATCTGGAGTATACGGAAGAGGGGATCGAGGTCAAGCTCTCTCCTGTACCGAAGAAGACCGGGTTTCGAATCGTCATCGATGCCGGGCATGGCGGTGCAGACCGAGGGGCGACCGGTACCCAGGGCAATTTGGAGAAAGACTTTACCCTGGCTGTCTCGAACAAGCTGGTGCAACTGCTGAGGAAGTATCCCGAGTTCCAGGTGGAGGCGACACGTACTACAGATGAGTACCTGAAGCTGGAGGAGAGAGTGGCCTTTGCCAATGAGCGGGACGCGGATCTGTTCCTGTCCATTCACGCCAACTCCTTCACGAAGCCGACTGCCCAAGGAACAGAGACCTTCTATTACCATGCCAACAGCAAGACGTTTGCCGAAGTGGTCCACCGGCATTTGCAGGGGGCGACGCAGTTTTTCGATCGCGGCGTAAAGAGCACGGGCTTTTACGTCATCAAGCATACGACCATGCCCGCAGTCTTGACAGAGACGGGCTTCCTCTCCAATCCGGGAGAGAATGCCAAACTGACTTCCCCCGCTTTCCAGCAAAAGGTGGCCGAAGCTCTGGCAGCTGCCGTACGCGAATACTATGAATCTTATTACTAA
- a CDS encoding GerMN domain-containing protein translates to MKQSRFWVAAVAALLLLTGCGQGKAPQAQPPAGQTETPGTSAAPSAEPVKTKETITVYYTDSNVMEVVKEQHDIAYTDDLDKYKQAIALLEKPQDQAHYPLWQDFHYHSVTFDKGTLTIDADGKNVYNMGSGVEAMAIEALRETLFQFDEVEKIVFLVDGKTAGTLAGHVSIDQPMTRQ, encoded by the coding sequence ATGAAACAAAGCCGTTTTTGGGTGGCGGCCGTCGCAGCGCTCTTGCTGCTGACGGGATGCGGACAGGGAAAAGCGCCGCAGGCACAGCCGCCAGCCGGACAAACCGAAACACCGGGCACATCTGCCGCCCCGTCTGCAGAACCGGTCAAAACGAAAGAAACGATCACGGTTTACTACACCGACAGCAATGTGATGGAAGTCGTCAAAGAGCAGCACGACATTGCCTATACGGATGATCTGGACAAGTACAAGCAAGCGATTGCTCTTTTGGAAAAGCCGCAGGATCAGGCTCATTACCCATTGTGGCAAGACTTTCACTACCACTCCGTCACGTTTGACAAGGGGACGCTGACCATTGATGCGGACGGCAAGAACGTCTATAACATGGGATCGGGCGTAGAGGCCATGGCTATCGAAGCCCTGCGTGAAACGCTTTTCCAATTTGACGAAGTGGAAAAGATCGTTTTCTTAGTAGACGGCAAGACCGCAGGAACTCTCGCGGGTCATGTCAGCATCGACCAGCCGATGACCAGGCAGTAA
- a CDS encoding DUF378 domain-containing protein, translating into MDKLALILVIIGAINWGLIGLFQYDLVANLFGGPDSMVSRIIYTLVGLAGIYSIKFLVGDRERT; encoded by the coding sequence ATGGACAAACTTGCCTTAATCCTTGTCATCATCGGCGCGATCAACTGGGGACTCATCGGACTGTTTCAATACGATCTGGTCGCCAATTTGTTTGGCGGGCCCGATTCGATGGTCAGTCGAATCATTTACACTTTGGTGGGTCTGGCCGGAATCTACTCGATCAAGTTTCTGGTGGGGGACCGCGAGAGGACTTGA
- a CDS encoding PstS family phosphate ABC transporter substrate-binding protein: MKKLGSLMLVMSIAGAVLAGCGTNNAAPAPAANGSNGSSTGSEAKAPADNASNLSGTIKVDGSSTVFPITEAAAEEFQIANAGVQVTVGVSGTGGGFKKFAAGETDISNASRPIKDSEAAAAKEKGIEFVEIPVAYDGISVVVNKENSFVDKLTVDELKKIWEPDSKVKTWKDVRADWPAEEIKLYGPGTDSGTFEYFTEAVVGEAKKSRPDYTASEDDNVLVQGIAGDKNSLGYFGFAYYEENADKLKLVPIDSGDGNAVLPSFDTIKDGTYKPLARPIYIYANKASLQRAEVKEFVKFYLENAPELVKSVFYVPMTEDSYKESLAKIQ, encoded by the coding sequence GTGAAAAAACTCGGTAGTCTTATGCTGGTCATGTCAATTGCAGGTGCCGTTCTCGCAGGATGTGGAACCAACAATGCAGCTCCTGCCCCCGCTGCGAATGGCTCTAACGGTTCATCCACTGGTTCGGAAGCGAAAGCTCCTGCTGACAACGCCAGCAACCTGTCCGGGACGATCAAGGTAGACGGTTCTTCCACTGTATTCCCGATCACGGAAGCGGCAGCGGAAGAGTTCCAAATAGCGAATGCAGGCGTGCAGGTGACCGTTGGCGTATCCGGCACCGGCGGCGGATTCAAAAAATTCGCGGCTGGCGAGACCGATATCAGCAACGCATCCCGTCCGATTAAAGACAGCGAAGCCGCTGCAGCCAAAGAAAAAGGCATTGAGTTTGTGGAAATCCCCGTGGCGTATGACGGCATCTCCGTCGTCGTCAACAAGGAGAACAGCTTTGTAGACAAGCTGACCGTTGACGAGCTGAAGAAGATCTGGGAACCAGACAGCAAAGTGAAAACATGGAAAGACGTGCGCGCTGACTGGCCGGCAGAGGAAATCAAACTGTACGGACCCGGTACGGACTCCGGTACCTTTGAATACTTCACCGAGGCTGTCGTGGGAGAGGCCAAGAAAAGCCGTCCTGACTACACCGCCAGCGAAGACGACAACGTTCTCGTCCAAGGCATTGCCGGCGACAAAAACAGCTTGGGCTACTTCGGCTTCGCCTACTACGAAGAAAACGCAGACAAGCTGAAGCTGGTACCGATCGACAGCGGCGATGGCAACGCGGTGCTTCCTTCCTTTGACACGATTAAAGACGGCACCTACAAACCGCTGGCCCGTCCGATCTACATCTATGCGAACAAAGCTTCTCTGCAAAGAGCGGAAGTAAAAGAATTCGTGAAGTTCTATCTGGAAAATGCACCGGAACTGGTGAAATCGGTATTCTACGTGCCGATGACCGAGGATTCCTATAAAGAATCGCTTGCCAAGATTCAGTAA
- the pstC gene encoding phosphate ABC transporter permease subunit PstC, with protein MFTLGRQETLTLQKEMLAKHSQIVVKNEKKKRDWGIRFFLIACAIVSVLTTVGIVMVLLFETIGFFQEVSLFSFLTDTKWTPLFIPQHFGILSLLSGSVLITLGASLVALPFGLMTAIYLSEYAHEKVRRTIKPILEVLAGVPTIVYGYFALTFVTPLIRTIFPDTGVFNALSASIVVGIMILPMVASLSEDAMVAVPRSLRDAAYALGATKLEVATKVVVPAGLSGIISSFVLACSRAIGETMIVTIAAGATPKLTLNPLESIQTMTAFIVQVSGGDIEHGSIEYKTIFAVGMTLFLLTLAINVIAQWITRRFKEEY; from the coding sequence ATGTTCACGTTGGGTAGACAAGAAACATTAACACTACAAAAAGAGATGCTCGCCAAACATAGCCAGATCGTCGTCAAAAACGAGAAGAAAAAGAGAGATTGGGGTATCCGCTTCTTCCTGATCGCGTGTGCCATCGTATCCGTATTGACGACCGTCGGCATCGTGATGGTGCTGTTGTTTGAAACCATTGGCTTCTTTCAGGAAGTGTCGCTCTTTTCCTTTTTGACCGACACCAAATGGACGCCGTTATTTATTCCCCAGCATTTTGGTATTTTGTCTCTGTTGTCCGGCTCTGTCCTGATTACACTGGGGGCGAGCTTGGTCGCCTTGCCGTTTGGTTTGATGACCGCCATTTACCTGAGTGAATACGCACACGAAAAAGTGCGTCGCACGATTAAACCGATTCTGGAAGTTCTCGCCGGTGTACCGACGATCGTCTACGGGTATTTTGCCTTGACGTTTGTCACGCCGCTGATCCGCACGATTTTCCCCGACACCGGGGTGTTTAATGCACTCTCCGCCAGCATCGTGGTCGGAATCATGATTCTGCCCATGGTCGCTTCGCTCAGTGAAGACGCGATGGTGGCCGTCCCTCGTTCCCTGCGGGATGCCGCATATGCCCTGGGTGCGACCAAGCTGGAGGTAGCGACGAAGGTCGTGGTGCCTGCAGGTTTATCCGGAATTATCTCTTCATTCGTACTCGCCTGTTCCCGCGCGATCGGGGAAACGATGATCGTGACGATTGCCGCTGGAGCGACGCCCAAGCTGACGCTGAATCCGCTGGAGAGCATTCAGACGATGACCGCCTTTATCGTCCAGGTCAGCGGCGGCGACATCGAGCACGGCTCGATCGAGTACAAAACAATTTTTGCCGTCGGCATGACGCTGTTCCTGCTTACGCTGGCCATTAACGTCATCGCACAGTGGATTACGCGCCGCTTTAAGGAGGAGTATTAA